The stretch of DNA GATCACACTTCACGCCGCCCACCGTCTACCCGAGGCGGTCCTGACGGTCGCCGGCACTGGGTTCGCCGGCGGGTTCACGACCTTCTCCACGTGGATGGTCGAATCCGTCCGCCTCACCGAACCGCCGACCCCACGGCAGCTGCGCGCCGCCGCGGTCAACCTGGCCGGCATGTTCGCGGCCGGGATTGCGGCGGTCGCGACCACCAGCTGGCTGCTCAACCCCACCTGACCGAGGACACATCA from Actinomycetota bacterium encodes:
- a CDS encoding CrcB family protein, which gives rise to MITTAAIIAGGLGALARYGLTGIVQRRTGSSQPWGTAVVNITGAALLGMLITLHAAHRLPEAVLTVAGTGFAGGFTTFSTWMVESVRLTEPPTPRQLRAAAVNLAGMFAAGIAAVATTSWLLNPT